One window of Pieris napi chromosome 1, ilPieNapi1.2, whole genome shotgun sequence genomic DNA carries:
- the LOC125053483 gene encoding mitochondrial potassium channel ATP-binding subunit, translated as MWHLLNSQSCQLIRQRLTAFRSNGHYLNLLKTKPSDAVKRYISKNCTENELKVFKIAPWKLCTGISVGLGARLFLSETVFCKAPTHSRIIQRRPNVLDDSGRFDWSKFFDYLKPHKWLLIAAVASAMTVAFLNIYIPAMLGVIVNILAELKHNPSLDFIEQIKYPAFKMVSLYIGQALFTFFYIHLLAQVGEKVAAQMKQDLFVSILNQDMAFFDKERTGELVNRITVDVQDFKSSFKQTISGGLRAITQVVGSAVSLLVISPQLTGLTMLCVPTVVIGGTFIGSLLRKLSREAQSQIEKATLVAEEAISNMRTVRAFAGEENEAQMFAEECDSAANLSMELGLGVGLFQAGTNLFLNGMVLGTMFLGGHLMSTGQMSAGDVMAFLVNAQTIQRSVAQISLLFGSVIKGISAGGRVFEYINKEPQMDTSGTKTIKYHEFHGDIEFKDVTFAYPTRPDAVVLNNFNLKIPAGKTVAIVGSSGNGKSTIAALLERFYDVNKGKVTIDGVDIREMDGNWLRGRAIGLISQEPVLFATTVKENIRYGKPDATDAEVYRAAQTSNADEFIRNFPDGYDTMVGERGMSLSGGQKQRIAIARAVLKDPPVMILDEATSALDATSEKVVQTALETASKGRTVLVIAHRLSTIMNADVIVVLNKGKVVEMGTHDQLKKQKGHYWNLIKQQDHDTDNRSL; from the exons ATGTggcatttattaaattcacaGTCCTGCCAATTAATAAGACAAAG gCTTACTGCTTTTAGGAGTAATGGACATTACTTGAACTTATTAAAAACGAAACCATCGGATGCGGTCAAAAGATATATTTCAAAGAATTGTACAGAAAATGaacttaaagtttttaaaatcgcCCCTTGGAAACTTTGTACAGGCATCAGTGTAGGATTAGGCGcacgtttatttttaagtgaaacaGTATTTTGTAAAGCTCCAACTCACTCTAGAATTATACAAAGAAGACCAAATGTTCTTGATGATAGTGGAAGGTTTGACTGGTCAAAGTTCTTTGACTACCTTAAACCTCATAAATGGTTGTTGATTGCTGCAGTAGCT TCAGCTATGACAGTGGCGTTCCTGAATATTTATATTCCAGCTATGTTAGGAGtgattgttaatatattaGCTGAGTTAAAACACAATCCATCTCTAGATTTCATTGAACAGATCAAATATCCGGCTTTTAAAATGGTCTCTTTATATATTGGACAG gcTTTATTTACATTCTTCTATATACACCTGTTAGCACAAGTAGGAGAAAAAGTAGCGGCACAAATGAAGCAGGATCTATTTGTGTCTATATTAAATCAAGACATGGCTTTTTTTGATAAGGAAAGGACTGGAGAATTAGTTAATAG AATAACTGTTGATGTACAAGACTTCAAGAGTTCATTTAAGCAAACAATATCAGGTGGACTTAGAGCTATTACACAG GTGGTGGGTTCGGCAGTGAGTCTCCTAGTAATATCACCTCAGTTAACGGGTCTCACAATGCTATGTGTACCCACAGTTGTTATTGGAGGGACTTTTATTGGATCTCTATTGAGGAAATTATCCAGAGAAGCACAGTCTCAG ATAGAAAAAGCAACTTTAGTAGCAGAAGAAGCGATCTCCAATATGCGAACAGTGCGTGCGTTTGCAGGTGAAGAGAATGAGGCGCAAATGTTCGCGGAAGAATGCGATTCCGCTGCAAATCTTAGTATGGAACTGGGGTTGGGCGTTGGACTATTCCAGGCGGGGACTAATTTGTTTCTTAATGG tatGGTGCTAGGAACAATGTTTTTGGGTGGTCACCTAATGTCAACCGGACAGATGTCAGCGGGTGACGTCATGGCGTTCCTTGTGAATGCACAGACTATACAACGGTCAGTGGCACAGATATCATTGCTATTTGGATCTGTCATTAAGGGCATTAGTGCTGGAGGACGGGTTTTTGAG tACATAAACAAGGAGCCTCAAATGGACACATCTGGAACAAAGACAATCAAATATCATGAGTTTCATGGTGATATAGAATTCAAAGATGTCACCTTCGCATATCCGACCAGACCCGATGCG gttgtattaaataacttcaatttaaaaataccagcGGGGAAGACAGTTGCAATAGTCGGTAGTTCCGGAAATGGGAAGTCTACTATCGCCGCTTTATTGGAGAG gtTCTACGATGTAAATAAGGGTAAAGTGACAATAGATGGCGTGGATATACGCGAGATGGATGGGAACTGGCTTCGGGGTCGCGCCATTGGGCTGATTAGCCAAGAGCCAGTGTTGTTCGCAACTAcggttaaagaaaatattcgtTATGGGAAACCGGATGCAACTGATGCAGAG GTATACAGGGCCGCACAAACCTCAAACGCGGACGAGTTCATACGCAACTTCCCGGATGGGTACGACACGATGGTAGGGGAAAGGGGAATGTCGCTCAGCGGAGGGCAGAAGCAGCGCATTGCTATCGCCAGAGCTGTCTTGAAAGACCCACCTGTTATGATACTAGATGAGGCTACTAG TGCGTTAGACGCAACGAGTGAGAAAGTGGTCCAGACGGCGCTTGAGACAGCTTCGAAGGGGCGCACAGTGTTGGTGATCGCGCATCGACTGTCGACAATTATGAATGCGGATGTTATTGTGGTGCTAAACAAAGGAAAGGTTGTTGAA ATGGGAACTCATGATCAATTGAAGAAGCAAAAAGGACATTATTGGAATCTAATTAAACAACAAGACCATGATACGGATAACCGTTCGTTATGA